The region CAGTCCCGTCTGTACCAGGCGGACAACGATTTGTCGGCGGCAAAGCAGGCGCTTGCCACGGCGCTCTCGCAGCTCTCGCAGCTCGTCGGGCAGCGCGTGCCGGCCGTCGATGACTACAGCATCAACCAGCCGATGCCCGATTCCGTCGATACCGCGGTCGACCAGGCCACCGGCGTGTCGCCGACCCTCAGGCGGTACGATTATCAGGAAAAGGCCGCCGAAGCCGATATCACCGTGAAAAAGGCGGCCTACCTGCCGCAGGTTTCGGTGCGCTTCGACAAATTCTACGGGCAGGATCTGATCACGCCGCAAAACACGACGCGTGGCAGCCGCGTCATGCTGGTCATCCAGGCGGAACCGGGCGCGGGCCTGTCGGCCGCAGCAGGCGTCGGCGCAGCGGTCGCCGCAAAGAACGCCGCAATCGAAGCACGCACCGCCGCGCTGCGCGACCTGCGCCTGGAGGTGTCGACCGACTGGGACGAGTATATGGGCGCCCACGAGCGCTTCCAGAGCGCGACCCTGTCCACCGCCAGCTCTAAGGCGGTGTACGAATCGTATGTGCGCCAGTACACGATCGGCAAGAAGTCGTGGCTCGACGTAATGAATACCGTGCGGGAAGCGTCCCAGTCCGAGATGACGACGGCGGACGCCAAGGCGCAGATGACCGCCGCGGCGTTGCGGCTCGAAGTCAGGACCGGCGACACGCAGTTCCTCGACGAAGCCAGCAACGTCCCCTCCGCTCAAAACAATTCGACCCCATGAACCCGCTCCTCTCCGCAATCACGCTGGCTGCCAAGGCAGTCGGCCAAACCATCCCGCAAGCGCTGCTGCAAGATGTCCAGGCTGTGCTCGACGTGGGCGCCGACGCGCCGGTGCTCGAGCGGGTCAGGGCGGCCTGGCAGGCGGGCAGTCTCACCGGCGAGGTCTACGAACTCGCCGCGCCGGGCGCCGGGCAAGGTCCGTTTCTCGCGCGCGCCGCGTCGGGAGAATGGTGGGTCGTGCTGGCCCGCAACGCCGACGGCAGCTGGACCGCCCGGGCGGCGGACGGCCATGTTGCGCGGTTTGAGGGCATCGAGGGCGCCATCTGCATCGGCCTGCCCGTCGAGCGCGACGAGGCGTTCGGCGCGTCCGACCCTTCCGACCCCGCCGGCGGCCGGACGAGCGCCAGCCGTCTCGTGCTGGACGCGTTGTGGCGCAACAAGTCGCACTACATCGAAGCGATTCTGGCGACGGTGCTGACCAATATCCTCGCGATCACGACCTCGCTCTTCAGCATGCAGGTGTATGACCGCGTGATCCCGAACCGCGGCTTCGCCACGCTCGTGGTGCTGTCGGTCGGCGTCAGCGCGGCGATCCTGCTCGAGTTGCTGCTCAAACATGTGCGCGGCCTGTCGATCGAGCGTACCGCCAAGCGCATCGACGAGAGCCTGTCGGTATGGTTTTACAACCGCCTGATCAACATACGGCTTGAGCACCGGCCTTCGTCGATCGGCTCGCTTGCCTCACAGGTCAAGGGCTTCGAGTCGGTGCGCGCGATCCTGAGCTCGACTTCGCTGTTCGTGCTGGTCGATATCCCGTTCGCACTGCTGTTCATCCTGGTCATCGCGATGATCGGCGGCCGGCTCGTGGTGGTGCCGCTGCTGATGTTCCCGATCTCGCTCGGCGCGGGTTTGATGTTCCAGAAACAGATCGCCCACCATTCGCGGCAGAACCAGGGGCAGAGCCACCGCAAGGCCGGCTTGCTGGTGGAGTCGATCGACGGTGCGGAATCGTTCAAGGCCAACGGCGCCGACTGGTCGCTGCAGCGCCGCTGGTCGGGACTCGTCGACGATGCCGGCGCGTCTGACTACAAGGTGAAGAACTATTCCTCGCTGTCGCAGCACATGACCGTGTCGCTGCAGCAGCTCGGCTATGTCGGGCTGGTTGCGTTCGGCGCGTATCTGGTCGCCGATAACAAGTTGACCATGGGCGCGCTGATTGCCTGCACCATTATCAGCGGGCGGGCCATGTCGCCGATCGCGCAATTGCCTTCGACGCTGGTGCAGTGGTCCAATGCGCGCGCCGCGGCGAACGGTCTCGACAAGCTGATCTCCCTGCCGAACGACAACGACGAGCGCGGCCATGCGCTGGTCCCGGAAATCGTCGACGGCGCGATGCGCATCGACGGTGTCAAGTTCGGTTATGGCCACGGCGGCGACGCGGCCGTCGACATCGCGCAGCTCGACATCAAGACCGGCGAGCGGATCGGCATCATCGGCACGATCGGCTCAGGCAAGAGCACGCTGCTGAAACTGATGTCGGGCCTGTTCCGGCCCGCCGCTGGCCGGATCTCGATCAATGGCATCGACATGGCGCTGATTCTGCCTGAGGTCCTGCATGAAAAGATCGCCTATCTGCCGCAGGAGATCCGCCTGATCAGCGGCACCTTGCGCGGCAACCTGGTCCAGGGCCTGCCCGATCCCGGCGACGAACGTCTGCTCGAAGTCGCCAGGCTGACCGGACTGATGGACCTGATTACCCGGCATCCGAAGGGACTCGCACTGCCGATCACCGAAGGCGGGCGCGGCATTTCCGGCGGACAGCGGCAGTTGATCGGGCTCACGCGGCTGTTGCTGACCCGGCCCAAAGTGCTGGTGCTCGACGAGCCGACCGCGTCGATGGACGCGGTCACCGAAAAACGTATCGTCGCCGTGATCGACGCGATCGCCGCCCGCGGCACAACCGTGCTGGTCGCCACCCACAAGACGGCGCTGCTGCCGGTTACCCGGCGGCTGCTGGTGATGCGCGAAGGGCGCATTGTGATGGACGGCCCGCGCGATCAGGTCATCGACAAACTGTTCGGCACGTCGCCGGCTGCTTCTACCTCTGAGGTTTGATTCGCTTTATGTCGGACATTACACAAGAAATTCCGCGTGCACGGTGGGCGCTGACCGCATGCTGCGGGCTGGCGATTGTCGGTTTCGTCGCGTGGGCGAGCTGGGCTTCGCTCGATCAGATTACGCGAGCACAAGGGCAGGTGATCGCCAGTTCGCGTGACCAGATCATCCAGTCCCAGGAGCTGATGACCATCGACGCCGTTCTGGTCAAGGAAGGCGCGAACGTCAAGCGCGGGGAGCCGCTGGTGCGCTTCGAGCGCACTCGCACCGAGGCAGCCTATCTCGAATCGCAGAGCAAGGCGATGTCGCTCGAGGCGGAGGTGGCACGTCTGCACGCGGAAGTTTACGGCGGCACGCCGCAGTTTCCCAAGTCACTCGACGCCTATCCTGAGATCCGCTCGAACGAGGAGCTGCTGTTCCGCAAACGGCAAGCGGCGGTCGACGACGAGGTAGCGGCGATGCGCAAGTCGCTGCAATACGTGCAGGACGAACTCAACATCAACCTTCCGCTGCTGGCTTCGGGCGATGTCAGCAAGGCCGACGTGCTCAAGCTCGAGCGGCAGGTGGCCGACCTTCAGGGGCAGATTACCAACCGGCGCAACAAGTACTTGCAGGATTCGCAGACCGATCTGTCCAAGGCGCTCGAGGATCTCGCGGGCGTTGACCAGGTCGTCGCGCAGCGCAAGGACCAGCTCGACCATACGGTGATCGTTTCGCCGGTCGACGGCATTGTGCGCAACGTCCGCATCACCACGCCCGGTGGCGTGGCGCGCGCGGGCGATGAAATCATGCAGATCGTGCCGGTCGACGACCAGTTAATCATCGAGGCTAAGGTCAAGCCGAAGGACATCGCCTTCATCAAGCCGGGGCTGCCGGCGAAGATCAAGCTGGATGCCTACGACTACACGATTTACGGCACGCTGTCGGGCACCGTAACGTACATCAGCGCGGATACGCTCAACGACGACACTCATCCCGCCAATGAGCAGCCCTCCTATCGCGTGCAGGTGAAGACAAACGAGAATGATTTTGTGCGCGCGGGCGGGCATCGGATCGACGTGCAGCCGGGTATGACGGCCACCGTGGAAATCAAGACCGGCTCGAACACCGTGCTGAAATACCTGACCAAGCCGATCACCAAGACCGTGACCGAATCGATGGGCGAGCGCTAGTCCGCGTCAAGCGGGCGCAGCGACACGCCCGTCGCGGTGCTCGCTCGAACCGGTCCGACTTTACGTCCGGTGAAACGGCTTGACCGCGCCTCGCCCGTCTTGCGCGGTGAGCCTGCGGAAATCCAGCGGCGTCATCCCATAGGCCCGGCGGAAGGCGCGCGTGAAATCGGTGGGGCTTTTAAAGCCGAGTTCGTAGGCAATGCTTGCCACCGCCGTGTGTGGCTCGCGGGCCAGGTCATCGGCTGCATGACGTAGCCTGAGGTGGCGGATGTAGGTGCCCACACCGCCCTCATGCTGAAACAGGCGATACAGGGTCAGGCGCGGAAGCCTCAACGCGTTCACCACGCTTTCGGGAGAAAGTGCCGCGTTGCGCCGGTTGGCCTGTATATAGCGCCTCGCTTGACCGAACATGGCCGCGCGGCCGGCTGCGCGCGCATTCCCGCTCAGGAGCGCCTGTTTGCCAAACAGTGCGATCAGCATCTGCGCACCCGAGCGGATGGCTTCGTCCGCTGCGTCGGGGCTCATTTGCGTGATGTTCTGACTGAGCGCGGTCAAATGGTTGACGATTAACCGCGTGAGCGGTGTCGTCCCGTGGATCGTGCGGCCGTGGATGGCCTCCGCATCAGGAAATTCTGCCTGCACCATCTCGCCCGGCACGAAAAGCGTGAGCACCCTGCATGCGTTGCGCTGCATCCTGATTGGTTGGTTCAAATCGAGCGCAAGCATGGTTGCCGCCGCAGGCGCGCTTTTGCGGGGCGTGGCGCGCAGCGTGATGTTCTCGACGCCGCCCTCCAGAAACACGTGAAAGGCGACGTCGCGCACCTTGTCAGTCGAAATCCGGGCCTGGGAGCGTTCGAGCACCATCGTGTCGGAGCGGCAATCGGTGAACACCAGTTGGCCAACCTGATAGCGATCAATCGAAGCCTGGAACGGCTTGTCGAGCTCCGATAGAGAGGGCAGTACATCGATCACATGGCCGACCCGATCCCGCCAGGCTAGCAGCCGCCGCTGAGGCGGTTCCGTTTGCACATCGAAGTGACTATGGGCAATGCCGGGCTTGAGCGGCGAATGGACTTGAGTTGGGTTCGCGCCGAGGCTCATGCGGGCGGTCCTTTACGGGAAGATGTAAAGAGGGTGTGTGTGGATCAAGGTGTGGCTGAATGTAACTAAAGGTGCGTCGAAATGTAACTGGTAAATCGCTTTTGGCGAAAAACTATTTCGAAAAAATTTGGCGTCGTCTTTTCGAAGACTGGTATGCATGGTCGACACCGCTAGTAAAGGAGTCGTCCCAAGCAGAAAACCTTGACGCCGGTGCAACGGAAATGAGGGGCGACGCTGAGTACCCGCGGAACTGGCTACACACTGATCAGCAGTACTCGTCCTGACCTGACCGTCATGGGATCTATTGCAACAGGTGGTCAGGACCCGGCACGATATCGCAGGTGCCCCGCGTGGGAGCGAGCGACAAGAGCCGTCGGCATTACTCGGAGGGATCCTTGGAGAAAGCCGGGCGGTCGATTCTCGACGCGGGAAGTTGTTCTATGGAAAACGTTTGCGAGGCAGCGCGGCAGTTGCAAACGACACTCTTCATGAGCTGATCGTGCAGCGTCGGTGCGTTGTCGAAGGCCTTGACCCTACGCTAGTGGTTTGGCACACGATGCGCCACACGGCGGTAACGCATTTGGTACAGGCCGGGGAACCTGCCTACCGTCAAGCGCATCAGCGGGCACAAAACACAATCGATGGTCGAACGGTATTCGCATCAGAACGGCGAACACATACAGGCGGTGATCGGACCGGCTTGAACAACGAATGAAGCGCGCGTAGGCGACTGTTTTGCTGTCACGCTTCCACAGGAATTACACAAAAAGGAAAGGGCTTGCGACGCTGACGCGTGCAAGCCCTTGAATCTTTTGGTAGGCCGTACGGGATTCGAACCTGTGACCAACGGATTAAAAGTCCGCTGCTCTACCAGCTGAGCTAACGACCCAAAAGAGAAGCGAAATTATAGCGATAGGCTCTATGGGCTGTCAACCCATGGCGGTTCGTCGAGTTGTCCGCACTTCGAATAGTGAAAAAGCCCGAGTTCACACTACTCGGGCTTTTCAGCGAGAGGCCGCGCGCGGCCGTTGATTTGGAAGCTGCGCAGCCACTGCGCGTTACGGCAACTGCTAAACCGTATACGACTACTTGATCTGCGACAGCTTGCTCTGAGCCGATTGCGCGACGTCCGAGCCGCTGTACTGCGCGACGATCTGCTCCAGCGTCTTTTTAGCCGCAGCCTTCTGGCCTTGCTCTAGCTGATTGTTCGCAATCGCGAGCAGCGCTTCCGGTGCGCGCGGATGTTGCGGGTAGTTCTTCACCACACCTTGCCACGTCGCCGTCGAGCCCTTGTAGTCACGCAGTGCATACAACGCGTTGCCGAGCCAGTACTGCGCGGTCGGCTGGTAAGGGCTGTTCGGATACTTGGAGATGAAGCTGCGGAACGACGCCGCCGCATTCTTGAAGTCGCCGTTGCGGAACTGCTGTGAAGCCGCATTGAACGAATCCGTTTCACCCGGCTGCACCTCGCCCGGGACCCCGTCCACCGTCTGTTGCTGTGGCTCGAATTTCTTCAGCCGCGTGTCCAGATCGGTGTAGTAGTCCTTCTGCTGTTTTTGCAGCGTGGTGAGTTGGTTGCCCATATCTTCGTTCTGCCCACGCAACGTCGCGACCTGC is a window of Paraburkholderia phytofirmans OLGA172 DNA encoding:
- a CDS encoding HlyD family type I secretion periplasmic adaptor subunit, coding for MSDITQEIPRARWALTACCGLAIVGFVAWASWASLDQITRAQGQVIASSRDQIIQSQELMTIDAVLVKEGANVKRGEPLVRFERTRTEAAYLESQSKAMSLEAEVARLHAEVYGGTPQFPKSLDAYPEIRSNEELLFRKRQAAVDDEVAAMRKSLQYVQDELNINLPLLASGDVSKADVLKLERQVADLQGQITNRRNKYLQDSQTDLSKALEDLAGVDQVVAQRKDQLDHTVIVSPVDGIVRNVRITTPGGVARAGDEIMQIVPVDDQLIIEAKVKPKDIAFIKPGLPAKIKLDAYDYTIYGTLSGTVTYISADTLNDDTHPANEQPSYRVQVKTNENDFVRAGGHRIDVQPGMTATVEIKTGSNTVLKYLTKPITKTVTESMGER
- a CDS encoding TolC family protein — protein: MFLKNYMAGAVATALVTASLGASAADWSLGQMARQALATHPEIVGKQYSLNAAESNVKAASWQRFPTLAVEGGKANDGNPRFTDVSLTQPIWAGGRITGGIASAEAQKDAASASVDEAREDILLRVATAYVEAMRQQARKTIAEKEVEQHQQLFDMISRRVDAQASARVDRDLAQSRLYQADNDLSAAKQALATALSQLSQLVGQRVPAVDDYSINQPMPDSVDTAVDQATGVSPTLRRYDYQEKAAEADITVKKAAYLPQVSVRFDKFYGQDLITPQNTTRGSRVMLVIQAEPGAGLSAAAGVGAAVAAKNAAIEARTAALRDLRLEVSTDWDEYMGAHERFQSATLSTASSKAVYESYVRQYTIGKKSWLDVMNTVREASQSEMTTADAKAQMTAAALRLEVRTGDTQFLDEASNVPSAQNNSTP
- a CDS encoding AraC family transcriptional regulator, whose translation is MSLGANPTQVHSPLKPGIAHSHFDVQTEPPQRRLLAWRDRVGHVIDVLPSLSELDKPFQASIDRYQVGQLVFTDCRSDTMVLERSQARISTDKVRDVAFHVFLEGGVENITLRATPRKSAPAAATMLALDLNQPIRMQRNACRVLTLFVPGEMVQAEFPDAEAIHGRTIHGTTPLTRLIVNHLTALSQNITQMSPDAADEAIRSGAQMLIALFGKQALLSGNARAAGRAAMFGQARRYIQANRRNAALSPESVVNALRLPRLTLYRLFQHEGGVGTYIRHLRLRHAADDLAREPHTAVASIAYELGFKSPTDFTRAFRRAYGMTPLDFRRLTAQDGRGAVKPFHRT
- a CDS encoding ATP-binding cassette domain-containing protein, whose product is MNPLLSAITLAAKAVGQTIPQALLQDVQAVLDVGADAPVLERVRAAWQAGSLTGEVYELAAPGAGQGPFLARAASGEWWVVLARNADGSWTARAADGHVARFEGIEGAICIGLPVERDEAFGASDPSDPAGGRTSASRLVLDALWRNKSHYIEAILATVLTNILAITTSLFSMQVYDRVIPNRGFATLVVLSVGVSAAILLELLLKHVRGLSIERTAKRIDESLSVWFYNRLINIRLEHRPSSIGSLASQVKGFESVRAILSSTSLFVLVDIPFALLFILVIAMIGGRLVVVPLLMFPISLGAGLMFQKQIAHHSRQNQGQSHRKAGLLVESIDGAESFKANGADWSLQRRWSGLVDDAGASDYKVKNYSSLSQHMTVSLQQLGYVGLVAFGAYLVADNKLTMGALIACTIISGRAMSPIAQLPSTLVQWSNARAAANGLDKLISLPNDNDERGHALVPEIVDGAMRIDGVKFGYGHGGDAAVDIAQLDIKTGERIGIIGTIGSGKSTLLKLMSGLFRPAAGRISINGIDMALILPEVLHEKIAYLPQEIRLISGTLRGNLVQGLPDPGDERLLEVARLTGLMDLITRHPKGLALPITEGGRGISGGQRQLIGLTRLLLTRPKVLVLDEPTASMDAVTEKRIVAVIDAIAARGTTVLVATHKTALLPVTRRLLVMREGRIVMDGPRDQVIDKLFGTSPAASTSEV
- the ybgF gene encoding tol-pal system protein YbgF; protein product: MTHRFSWLRFAAAACVAGTAFAAVPAHAGMFDDDQARQAILDLRSKTDSLSSQLSAAQRTILDQSNRLDQLNQQVATLRGQNEDMGNQLTTLQKQQKDYYTDLDTRLKKFEPQQQTVDGVPGEVQPGETDSFNAASQQFRNGDFKNAAASFRSFISKYPNSPYQPTAQYWLGNALYALRDYKGSTATWQGVVKNYPQHPRAPEALLAIANNQLEQGQKAAAKKTLEQIVAQYSGSDVAQSAQSKLSQIK